The genomic stretch GTAAGAGAAGTTCACATGGTTTTTTCAACTAGTAATGGTTATGTGTCATATCTTCGATAAAGGCGTAAGTATCATTAAGGGTCCATGTCGTTACGGAATTTGCCCGTAGGTAATACAAAATAACAAATGTGcataattcaaaattcaaataaatttttttttatacatattaAGTAGTAGTATGAGACAAGGGCAGTTTTGGGAATTATGAGAGACTATTTATGAAAAACAATTTTGCAGGCGCCGAAGAAAAATCAAACATGATGAAACTCAGCACACGAAACTCCATTTCCGCATCTCTTCGAATAATCCAAACTTCACGCTTCTTCTCTTGTaagcattttttttcttcattttttctccAAATTTCTCAATTTTTTGTAAGCAATTTTTCGAATAACCCATAAATTTTGTTTATTCACTCATGTTTTAGATGTTGCGGATGAGGAAAGGGTTTACGCTTCCAACTCTATCATTCACCCTACTGCCATTGTTCATCCCAATGCCCTCCTCGGTCAGGTAATTTCTTTTCAACcaattttttcttcttaattCCTATTGGGTTGTTCAAATTTTTATTCTTTTCCAATTTGGGTATTTCTCTCACTTTTTATACACTTCTTATCATGTTTCTACATTGCCAAGAtacagttttgttttgaaaacatcaATGCAGATTGTATTGTATCATACTAGCACCGTCACCTTTGAAAAAAGGCATGTTATGTGTATGTGTCCGAAACCGACGCTTGTGATTACGTGTTAGTGTCAGTGTCGTGTTTCTGGTGTCCATGCTTGATAGAGACCTTATATTCACTACTTTTATTTTTGTGGTGATAGGGAATTTCCATTGGACCTTTTTGTACTGTCAGTTCTTCTGCAAAGCTAGGGAATGGTTGTAAGCTATATCCAGGAAGCCATGTTTTTGGAAACACTGAGTTAGGGGACGGTTGTACGCTGATGACGTGAGTTTATACTTAAGATCACTGTTTTTTTCTAAGATTTTGCTCTATTGAATATTAGTTTTTGGTTTTGAGTTTGGATCATTATATGTTCATGTTTATTTGGGGATCTTAATCTTGCAGTGGCGCTGTTGTTGGTGATGATTGTCCTGGATGTACTGTCATTGGAAGCAATAACACAATAGGATATCATGCTGTGATTGGTGTCAAATGTCAAGACTTGAAATATAAGGTATCATGCTATGATTGGTGTCAACTGTGTCAGAGTTCGACAACCTTGAAATGCACTCAAGTTGCGTGTTGCGTACTCATGTAGTTTATGCTGGGCTTATTTTAGAAAGCCTATATGTTCTTAACTGTTCTTGCATTGTAGCCAGAAGACGAGTGTTTCCTAGAAGTTGGACATAATAATGATATTAGGGAACATACTTCAATTCACCGATCTTCAAAATCAACAGATAGAACGGTAAGAAGATGCGttcaatagttttttttattgataACGCAAAACAGAATTTCAAGATGCATGAAAAGCTTATACATATTTTCATTCATTTACCGTCATTATTTGAACAGGTAATTGGTGATGGAAATTTAATTATGGGAGCTTGTCATATTGCCCATGATTGCAAGATTGGCAACAACAACATTTTTGCTAACAACACTCTTCTAGCCGGGCATGTTGAGGCGGAAGTAAGTTCTTGTGAAAACTTAAGTATCTTACATGATAAATAAAGTTTGTTTTGTTAATTTCTTACGTTTCAAGTATGGTATTGTAAAACTAATTGAAACTCTTCTTATGCAGGACTATGTTCACACTGCCGGTGCGACAGTAGTTCACCAATTCTGTCATCTTGGCTCGTTCTCTTTTCTCGGCGGTGGTTCTGTGGTAGGTTTTTCATCCAACTTAAAGTATTTTGTATCGGGAAATGATTGTTGCACTAAGGAAATCTATAAGAATCTAAGACCAAGAGCAAAAAATAAATGTGATCTATTTCTAAGAAATGGCTTATTCTTGGCTGTGGTATTAAAAAATGGATGTAACATTATTGCTCATGAATGTGATTTCAACACGAGTTCATCTAAAACGAAGTCCAGCATATAGGGATATCCATTTTCGAATGTATGAAATAGACTGCGTAGTCCTTATTAAAGAGTTTGTTAAAGCATATACTTTTACCAAGCCAAATGATTTACAATTATTCAGGTGTGCAACTACAATGTCATGTTGTTACATAAATGAAGGTTTCACAAGATGTTCCAAAATACATGATGGTAGCAGGGGATAGAGCTGAGCTTCGTGGCCTAAATTTAGTTGGCCTTGCTCGACGCGGATTCAGCATTGAAGAGGTTTAGGCTTCACAACATATTACTAATTTAGTTGCCTTCAATTATACGTCATCGCAACTGAACTATTCTATTTGGTAAAATCCATCCAGATCAGGAGCCTTAAAACAGCTTATCGGAAGATATTCATGTGTGCTGATACAACTGCAGTGTCTTTTGAAGAAAGGCTTGCACAAGTGGTATTttttttctcacttttttttaaagtttgtctgATCTAAAGCTTTGAGGAAGCTAGCGATGTAGCTAAATCTTGAGATAAACTTGTTTTGCAGGAGCAGCATGAAGGATTGATTCACATTCCTGTCGTGCGTGCTATGTTGCAATCTATTCGTGACTCTTTTGCAGAAAATCGTCGTGGAATATGCAAGTATAGATCATGGAGTGGCTCTTGAAGCATGCTGCTGTGGGCAAGTTGTTATGTATACATTTTATTTTCAAGATATGTCATGCTGTTTTCAGCTCAAGTAGGAGCTCAAGTGAGAGTTTATTCAGTCTTGTAGGAAGTGTATTCattcagaatcacttatttttgTATAGGTACTCAATAGTAGAGACATGTATTCATTGGAAACATCATTTAATTCTTTTAGATTAAACCCTGTTTTGTAGTAGTagcttttaaaaaatatttaaaaacatgtataattttattttgagCCTATTCGGATATATTGTTTAATAAATTGCTTAAAAGATAAATGTTTATTATATAAGCTTTGCATTTAAAGAAAAACTCTAACGGAGTAGTTTTATGTATAAGTTATAAGTtgtttttctaaattattttgaaGTTATCGAAGagtttggttattttagattattttaaaaagaaaatcaatttttttaatcaaaattattttggtggttttctttctttgtttaaactttaattttaaattttttaatagaatCTACAAACTAAATCTGATTGTCACCTCCACATCCCATCATATTGAACTAAAATAGTAGTGATGCCTCTAATACAAAAAAAGAagcaaagtttaaaaaaaaaaaaacagtttaaaTAAATCGAGATATCATTTTTagaaaacattgcataaaatgGTAGAGAAATGTGTCTAAATAACTTTTCTTAAGATTCTATAaagaacatggtaaatgaaaagGAAGATTAAAAAGTAATTTCACAGTTAGAAAGAAACTCATTATTAGCTTAGACTTGTCATGAAAAACCTCAAGATAAATTATCTACTTCTTTATCCTATTTTAATGTTCTTAGAATTAACACATATTAACTACATGTAATAGTTATTAAAGGAGTATTGTGATAAATTCCATTAAAAAAAGAGTCCGCGCAAATATGCCAATAGAAAACTCAAATTGTTCACAAGCCGATCCTAAAGCAGCCTTGATAATAGTAAGAACTTAATAATTTCCATCAAATGGAATATAAACTATGTTACTTAGATGACCATTGAATTAGAAACACAGAAATATCATTTCAACGAGAACTAACATATATTGCAACAGATTATGTGGAAAGAGTTTAATGCAGGAACTGAAATGCTATTATATACAACAAAGATGTCAAAGATGACAGACAGATTATGTGTATAGCTTTTATCAAAGCACtggacatgctttgtaattgTAGGCTGATTAGTTAGTGCATGTTTGGGTTGGGCATGTAGATTGTCAGAATCACTGTGATTATGTTAAAGAGCTACACTCATGTTAAAAAGCTAAACTCAAGATCTTCAACATAACCATGGTGTTAGCGTGATTTTACATTTTGTGAAAATCATGGCCAATACAAATATACACGAAACTCACATGAAGCTTTTCCTAACATTTGCAAAAGTACAACAATATCACATTAGGTATATGCTCTGATATTAACATGTACACCAACAGCAACCAAAAAGCATTTGGTGGCGCATATCGTTACCATATAAGTTGCGGAGCAACCATCCTGAAACCAAAAATGGGCAAAATCTTATTCAAACACATAGCTTTTAAATAGGACAAATAAAGCATATGATACTTTTTAATGTAACAAAAAACAAGAAGGAACTTGTCATAAATTTAGTCagcatttttaaaaatttaatgcaACATGCTGCGACAAGTAACGGAGAAAAATCTTgcatgaaaaataaataacattttaGTGTGTTTGGGAAGAAATAAAGGCACAATAATCTCCCTGAACCCATATCACACATTTATGTACTTTTGAACTGATGTTCAATAAGCTATAGACAACAAACAAGCTCATATTGGAGACTCCAGTTGAAATTCACAATTACAATGAGATTATGTTTTATCATACCTAGCGCAATTTTTTCATGCGCTTAGAGGGTCGCGCTGGCTCCTTTTTTGACTCCTCGAGAGGTTTTAAGTCAATAAACGGCTGAAACAGTTGAAACATATATAATCAACAAAATTGAAGTGCTGTAATCAATTATCACttcatatttttatattatgcTTTAACAACAAACAATAACTGAAAATGACAAAAACTTAATATCATCTCTATTAAGTAATCCAAATAAGACTTCAAGGGGATAGTTTACTTCACAATTGaataagttatgaaccatttgaAGGAAAAAAATGTGGACAACCCAAGAGGAATTCGTGCAAAAATATTCTACTAAGTAGTTGCTAATGGCAAACTCATATGTGAGAAGAGAATAAGGGAAAGACTGAAATTTTCAGAAATATGCAATCTATAATgtttattttcaaaaacattaTAGATTAATGGCAAACTCTCACAATGTCTTCTATAATGTTTATTTAATAGATGAAAATGAAAACAAGAGAAACACCTGAAGTAAACAGGTCCTTACAATTTCATATTCTATAACCTAAAGGTTTTTTCCTCATTTTTGTCCCACAAAAAATAAgtataaaattgaaaattaaattccAGTATTTGTTTAGTTCACTTTTATCATCCATAAGCCATACATTTCTATGTTTGATTACAATATAAGGAGAGTAGTCTAAAGAAAAAGGGATTAAATTTTAAACAACTTATAACTAAATAGAACACAATTTGATTTTATACTATCTTTTGTTAAATAAATAACTTATAAATAAGCATTTACATGATAAGCTCTAAATTAAGCTATTTAACCAAACATGCCATTATTAGCTTATGAAATGAATGAAAACAAAAAGAGTGGAATTGAATGTAACCTCATCCCATTTATTTTGAAGCTCCAAAAGGTCTTGACAATATTGAAGACATTCAGCATGGTATGCAGCAGCTAAGTCTTTGATCAAAGCCTTTCTTTTGATGATACCAACCACTTCAacaacaattaattaattaattaattaaaaaaagttaataatcTATTATCTATCAACCACAAAACTCATCATAATTGGAATGTATCAAATCGAAACCCTAAACTGAGTGAAATTCAATTTGcgagaaaataaaattgaaaaattgaaaagaagGAGAGATACTTCGACTAGGATCAAACGGTAATGGTGGATCGGAAGGTTGAAGGAGgttctgttgttgttgtggttgttcgTTTGGTTCCGCCATGGATGGATGCTGCTTCTGCGACTTCTACTACCTGTTGTAGTCATCGTTGTTGTTTCTTCGTATAGACTGGGCTTTCTTTTGGGCTTTTCTAAATTGGGCTTTAAATTTGCATTGTTTATTTTGGTGAGAGATACTTTTTACACCCCTGTTGAGTAATATGAAAAAACAATATGTTTTTTTAGGAACAACACCAGAGGTTAAACCGGCAAGACTTTTGATTTAAAATTCAATCGATTAAATCGGTTTAACtactaaatatataataaatgaatttaataataaaataggaCTAAATTTTATAGATAAGTCATATACAATTAAATTTTACACAGTAATAAATTTACaacttaataattaaatcaaaattttataaaattcataaCGATTAAAAAAAATCCATGACAAATATTTTAAATCCATAACAAAGATAATTCTTCATAATTATaaaatcaaacatcaaaacaagaatagACATACATAATTATAATAATTCTTCATAATTATTAAcgattatgttattattattattattattaaataagttatcttaatatttaatttattttattactataaattatattttttaaataattataacacttctattttaattaaataattatttaattaaaactatgataatataaattgtttctaaaaattctaattatttcaataattattaaataattaaattatctaattattactaataatttaaataaatattattttattttctccaCTCTCAGTCTCAAGCTCTATAATTTCTGTAATTACTAAaatacttttatatttttcaaacaccaaaataacacaattattcaaaataaatcaaacaacacACATATAAACACTctaataattgataaaaataactATTTAAAGTCGAGATGTTattctaaacaaaaaaaattataaattataagttaATTTTGTGTGTTTCGGTTGTGCTCAATCTCTATAATAATGTGTTTTTTATGatataattattttcaattgcCCTTGTATCACACTTCAATATCAATGGTAATAAAAAATAACTCTATAAGTGGATGCATTAAGAATGCATCCTAATAATAGGTGATAACAGCATATATAAACTATTGAAATGATTGCAACATGTTAAGAGTTTTATAGTATATACATGCCTAATACAAGTATACAACTCCTAATTTCCTCATCTAAACAAATAATTATTGCTTAATTTCTGTTGCTAATCTTGACTTAAGGAAAGAAAACACCTCTTTGCAAAATGAAAAGGTCATCAAGGATTAAAAAAATGGTGTGATATAGCTATCATGATCTTTGAAATCCACCAAAGTAGTAGCTTTGTATTGAGACAAGCTATAGGATGCAAATGTTGCAAATTTATTGGAATTGAATTATTTAATAGAGCACAAGTGCTTGTCCATTGGACATATTTAGTAAAAATTTCATGATGCTACTTGATAATTTAGTGATGTAATTTATCTTTTTAAGTGGACACGTTAATTGTCATAATTTTCtctaatataatatgattaattATGGTAAAGAGCATGTAAATAAAAGATTAatcttaattaattatatatcctTGTTTTTATATTTGATAGATTGCGACTCGTGAACTAACATAACCCGTTATTTTCCTATTTCTGGTACTATATGATGTATGTGCAAGCATAGGCTAATTAGTAATGagcttaaatttaaattaattgaattttatACACTTTTGTATCCATCAAGTGGAGTGTAAAAAGGGTTTGGTACTTTGCAAAAACCATTATTtaaatttgattaattttttttttttaaaattgattgatATCAAccttaaattattattttctagaATACTTTACAAATTGATTTATAAAATGAGAGATCTCAATTTAAATTTACCAAATACACactctttttaatttatttttacaaagTTTAGTTTATGAGGTGTGAGATgctattaattataaatttatttcaattttttttatattttttttatgatatgattttttttacaaattatatTTGTTTCGCGTTTGGAGCATTAATAATTGAATTTgacatatttaatttaaaaagttattttgTTTAGTATCTAACTATACTTTCGATTAATCAAAAACGAAGAAGTACAATCAAAACGATCACATGATTCAGACAAACCACATTAGACATTTACATCATCATCAATCTAACAAATACTATGACAAACATAGAATActactaaaataataaaaataatttgttgatttttaaaattaacttGTATTTAGAAAACCTATGACAAACATAGAATATGTGTTGTCTCACTGTTTAACCTAAAAATTATATCTattgatttaaaaattatatCTATTGATTTGTAAAAATGACAATATAAACTAAAATTTATTCTGATATACTTTGTCATGTAGAATATTATTTCTCACATAATACAAATGGTGAATAGTCAAAATGGATAAACTTTGATAGTCCTCAATCAATTATTTTAGActatcattttcttttctttaaaaaaaaaaaaaactaactatgACCATTTTTAAGATACGAATCTCAAAAAACTTGAAGAAAGAACAAAAACTATCGCCGCCATCAGAAAACTAAGACATTTGAAGtggaaagtttttttttatagcaCTAATAATTACACTTTTTTATATGTAAGATATATAGAGACATTACTATTACAAAGATCATAGAAGTATCTAAGACCATCTTCAATGGTAGTTTTTTCTATTGAGTTCTCCACCtgtaccattaatttaataattaaatatttaaaaaatttgccatgtcataatagagttgcattgcaatgcaacaactaaaatattgtagtacccaatcaaatcaagttatgaggtaaaattgtgggacccatatcagatttttattaaagttaaaattaaataaattcttttaatatgatgtggcTTAGTGATAGAGAAGAAAATTATTTAGATAAATGATTTAGTTAGTTAAATTAAGGTCTAATTTATATTAGGAGTACTTTTATTAGTATTGTTATGTAATTGGGCTTTTTATAGTGTTTGGGTCTTCTAGTGAAGTATTCACTATGAGTACTATATATGTAATCCTTTGAGATTTTGAAGggtatcaatcaaagaaatcaaacttatcttttattttaatttcctttacttttaatgttcttccccttttagttagaaaccctagttttatagtcttgataggattagcttcctatcaattggtgctttcatacATGTACTCAAATCCTCTTATGGATTACCCTTATCATACACCTTCATTTCCATACTACTCCAACATAGACACCACTCCTACCACACCATCCTTTCCATCATTTCCATGGGAGCTTTTTACACCTTGTTACACTCATGTTGGATCTTCATCACCAAGTTTGTATTTCAACCATGGTTTTTCACCACATACTCATTACTCATATCCTTGGCACATTTCCCCTATTCCCCCACAATCATACATTTATCATACACCACATTCAACACTATACCCAACTCATTCACCCATTCCAAATCCAACAGTGAAGAGCAAATCATGTCGGTTATCTGTAAAAAATGGCAAACACAAAAtaggaaaaagaagaaagagcAGAAAAAGAGTTTCTGAACAACAAACACCGAAGAAATTTCCGGCGACATACCCGACCCTTTCACCAGCGTCATCTCCGATGATATTTTCCGATCTAAGATCCTCTTATGCGTTTTCGTCTCTCCCGAGAGGTAGAAGTCCAAGCTTTTCCGATCTCAGTCAAGCTCGTCGTGTCTCCGTTGATAGAACCATCACAGATCCGACCCATTTGAAATCACGCAGAGATTCCGCTTTCAAACCATCAGATAAACTCAGAAGCACTGAAAAGGTTAAACCTGTTTCAACAAATGGTGCTAGGGTTGAAGAAAACACCAGCAACAGTAACCCAGATCCATCAAAATTTATACTATCTGATATTCAAGATAAGCTCTCAGTTGATGGTGTTGTTAATGATGTTAATGGGGTTGAGTGTTTGAAGCTGGTGAAGGCTACTAGTTTGGTTAATGAGTTGAATAGCGATGGGCCTGAAGATAGGTTGATTAGAGACGAACAGAAAGCAACCGTCGTGGTAACCGTTCCTAAAAATTCTAAAACATTTCACCAACGTTTAAATCTGGAAGTTACTGGCCAAGCTAATAGTTCTTCTCAGACGCCTGTATCTGATTTGGGTAACGATAGCAGTTTCGGAAGTGTTCAAAACATTGTCGTGGTAGAGGAAGAATTGAAGGTTAAAGATCGTGAATTGGAAAATGTTCAAAACGGCGCCGTTGTGGAGGTGAGATATCAGGCAGACATACTGGAACAAATTATTCTTGAGTTAGAGAATTATATTAGGATAATTGGTCAATACCCTGGGAGAATAGAAAAAGAGCCCTCGTCAACTTTTATGTGGACCTTGTTCTTGTTGGCTCAGCATTATGACAGGCAGGGTCAATGCCATCATATGAAACCATATTGTATTAGAATGACACATGCTCTTTTAGCTCATTATGGCCTGCTTCAACATATGCAAGTCATCAAACCCACCGCCACGAAAGACCGAGATCTCTGCAAGTTTCACGCTGATGACTATGTCTCTTTTCTGACCCCTGAAACACATCAGGCTCAGCTCAGACAGCTGAAGATGTTTAATGTTGTTGAAGACTGTCCTATCTTTGATGGTCTTTACTCTTTTTGTCAGATGTATGCTGGTGGTTCTATTGGTGGTGCTCTTAAACTGAACAAAGGTGTTTCTGAGATTGCTAATAATTGGGCTGGTGGATTGATTCATGCGAAGAAATGCGGGGCTTCGGGGTTTTGTTACGTGAATGATAGTGTCCTCGTAATTTTGGAGTCACCGGAGATTACCTGGAACTCTTCAACTCGAGCAGAGCTTTTGAAATTTGTGGATCAGCAACGTGCAGCTCAAAGTGCTGATGGTTTGTGTGATATTCAAGACTCACATGACTTTGTCTACGAAGCAATATCGAAAGAATTGTTCATTGGCAATGTTTACTTGAGAGTCTACAACGATCAGCCAGATTTCGAAATTAGTGAACCAAAAGTTTTTTGTGTCGCACCAATTGATTTTATATCATGTCTTCTGCATAATCAATATGTTGAAGAGCCTAATCATAATGTTGAAGAGACCTTCGATTCCACCGAGAATTCTGAGCATCAAAATGAGGTTGTTGATGGATCGGTCAATGAACATCATCTCCCGAATAATTCTGGCAGAATGTCGGACGAACAATCTCTAGGGAAAGAAGAATCTGAGCTGATTAAAAATCTCCATTTGGCAATGatctcttttcaaaaccttttgacTAGCAATCCAAATTTAGCATCCATATTTTCTACCCCTGATTTCAAAAGATTGCAGCCATCAATGTGTGTTGCTGGATTGTCAAATTTTCTTGCTGACATTATGGATGCATTTGGAGAGAAGATACGGAAATCATGTGGAATTGGACCAATAGCTTTCGTAGAAACCATACAGTCCCTAGAGAATTTTCCACAATCTTTGAGCTCTTCAGGACAGTTTGACTTTCACACTAAGTTGCCTGCTCCTGCAGCTTTTGAATTTAAGGctgttttgaaaaatataatacaAATGCGGCACTTGCAAGGTCATGATAACATCCTGCTTGATGTGGCTGGAAAATATGATGGTTATGATGGCTATGATCTAGCAATATTAGTTGACAGAACTATCCATGTTGTTGTTCTCTATTTTCGGTCATCTAATTCCATTTATGAGCATGAGGGTCCTGCTTTACAACAGGAGAATTACTCTCAGACAATGCATGATTTTCTTCCGGTTTCAATTGGTGAGATCAAAATGCTTTTAGTTGCTCAAGTTGTAAAGATTAAATTGTCTCAATTTAAGAGGTGGAATCCGGGAAAAAAAAATGGTGATATTATtgttacaaccttgaggacaaggttgattTTGAAGGGGTGAGTAATGATAGAGAAGAAAATTATTTAGATAAATGATTTAGTTAGTTAAATTAAGGTCTAATTTATATTAGGAGTACTTTTATTAGTATTGTTATGTAATTGGGCTTTTTATAGTGTTTGGGTCTTCTAGTGAAGTATTCACTATGAGTACTATATATGTAATCCTTTGAGATTTTGAAGggtatcaatcaaagaaatcaaacttatcttttattttaatttcctttacttttaatgttcttccccttttagttagaaaccctagttttatagtcttgataggattagcttcctatcacttagtgggtcccataaagaactcaaatgtaaattgcaccattggagatgctctaagtaTCTTCTCTCACAAAAAGATTCCTTCCCATAATAATGCCAAATGAGAGTACTCTCTCTTAGATGACCCACTAAATGGTTGAGTAATTTCTTTTGAACAAATAATTGAAAATCTAAATAATATCTTCAACTTGACTTCTAAATAATATCTAAATAGCATTATATAATCCAGCGAGAACAAATATCTGTATGACTGTAAAACAAACAGACTAGGTTATCATACTTTTACTATGGAATAATTGATAGGACATGAGCAAGCCGTCTTTGACAGCGTATAATACGCAATTGTAAGAGGATAAAAAATTTGTTATagttaaattctaattaaaaataattttataaatatttttcatgaaGAAATTGTAATTAAAGAGGACTTCTTTATTTTGTTATGGTTAAATTGAGATTATATAAACAtacaaaaattttaataaaatttgttgTTTGACCACTACTATGTTAGAAAGACTTTCAATACAAAGAGTTGATTCATTACTCGAAATGTCAACTTTGATATCACTAATGGGTCATGAGAGGGAGCATTGACATTTTGCCAAGAACAATACACAAGTGATACCACATATTCATCCAAAAATTTGGTATATAAGTTATCTCACTTATAAATTAACCTTCACTTTTTAAAGTAACGTGAGACTTCCAATCTACTCTTTTATCTCTGCAATAATTtggatatttttttaaatatttaatgctATACATTAAAGTGATTGTTAAGTGTATGGTTGAAAATGAGTCGAGTCAAACTCGCTGCCGCTTgattcgactcgttaagaatcgATTCATCTTAAATCTCGATTCGAATTTGACATAGATTTTTTTaaactcaactctgctcatttTAAATTTACGGACAACTCGGTTCAAGCTTATTATGTTCAATTAATTGCTTCACTAACttaaaaaccatttttttaaatctatttttttatatatttgacattttaaattaatatatatttttcaaaaactacacaacTTAATAGATACATTTGAAAGTCTAATTTCAAAATTACTTAATTGAAGTTTAAATTTATCTAAAAAAATCCACTTCTTAACATTTCCATCATAGAACAACTACACCACTTACCACCTTCATTACACATGTTACTTTAACAAATGTCATTATACCTCCAACAAGAATAACTCTAATGCAATCGACAACTTTATTGCCATAACTAGTACAGAAGGGATAACCTGCAAAATATAGGCTAGAAGAAAATATAGGCTAAGATTCGGAGTAAATCTATAAATTTATTAGAGACAGTATAACTCTTTTCatatataattgagttaactCGTGAACCTAACAAATTAAACAATATA from Vicia villosa cultivar HV-30 ecotype Madison, WI linkage group LG4, Vvil1.0, whole genome shotgun sequence encodes the following:
- the LOC131594246 gene encoding probable acyl-[acyl-carrier-protein]--UDP-N-acetylglucosamine O-acyltransferase, mitochondrial isoform X2, with the protein product MKNNFAGAEEKSNMMKLSTRNSISASLRIIQTSRFFSYVADEERVYASNSIIHPTAIVHPNALLGQGISIGPFCTVSSSAKLGNGCKLYPGSHVFGNTELGDGCTLMTGAVVGDDCPGCTVIGSNNTIGYHAVIGVKCQDLKYKPEDECFLEVGHNNDIREHTSIHRSSKSTDRTVIGDGNLIMGACHIAHDCKIGNNNIFANNTLLAGHVEAEDYVHTAGATVVHQFCHLGSFSFLGGGSVVSQDVPKYMMVAGDRAELRGLNLVGLARRGFSIEEIRSLKTAYRKIFMCADTTAVSFEERLAQVHEGLIHIPVVRAMLQSIRDSFAENRRGICKYRSWSGS
- the LOC131594246 gene encoding probable acyl-[acyl-carrier-protein]--UDP-N-acetylglucosamine O-acyltransferase, mitochondrial isoform X1 codes for the protein MKNNFAGAEEKSNMMKLSTRNSISASLRIIQTSRFFSYVADEERVYASNSIIHPTAIVHPNALLGQGISIGPFCTVSSSAKLGNGCKLYPGSHVFGNTELGDGCTLMTGAVVGDDCPGCTVIGSNNTIGYHAVIGVKCQDLKYKPEDECFLEVGHNNDIREHTSIHRSSKSTDRTVIGDGNLIMGACHIAHDCKIGNNNIFANNTLLAGHVEAEDYVHTAGATVVHQFCHLGSFSFLGGGSVVSQDVPKYMMVAGDRAELRGLNLVGLARRGFSIEEIRSLKTAYRKIFMCADTTAVSFEERLAQVEQHEGLIHIPVVRAMLQSIRDSFAENRRGICKYRSWSGS
- the LOC131594246 gene encoding probable acyl-[acyl-carrier-protein]--UDP-N-acetylglucosamine O-acyltransferase, mitochondrial isoform X3 yields the protein MLCGISIGPFCTVSSSAKLGNGCKLYPGSHVFGNTELGDGCTLMTGAVVGDDCPGCTVIGSNNTIGYHAVIGVKCQDLKYKPEDECFLEVGHNNDIREHTSIHRSSKSTDRTVIGDGNLIMGACHIAHDCKIGNNNIFANNTLLAGHVEAEDYVHTAGATVVHQFCHLGSFSFLGGGSVVSQDVPKYMMVAGDRAELRGLNLVGLARRGFSIEEIRSLKTAYRKIFMCADTTAVSFEERLAQVEQHEGLIHIPVVRAMLQSIRDSFAENRRGICKYRSWSGS